In Quercus lobata isolate SW786 chromosome 12, ValleyOak3.0 Primary Assembly, whole genome shotgun sequence, a genomic segment contains:
- the LOC115972437 gene encoding exopolygalacturonase clone GBGE184-like, with product MTIAGRFEVRAILVLGLAFSCCVAESTLRRGLVGAAGPTDFNVNSYGAKADGKTDNVEAFMKAWVAACKSGGGSARLVFPKGTYVTGPLVFAGPCKASKITVEVQGTIKATTDISEYTSPEWILFESIKGLTLTGGIFDGRGETVWKYNDCHQNSDCQLLPTSIKFSKLTNTVVHGITSLNSKSFHTHVYMCQNFKAYDLTITAPSNSPNTDGMHISLSDLVNVSNSVIGTGDDCISIGQGVTNLGVTKITCGPGHGISVGSLGKYDDEKDVSGVVVSNCTLRDTTNGVRIKTYSGSPPSKASGITFQDIIMDAVKNPIIVDQKYGSHKSAASKVQISGVHYKNIVGTSTSDVAVSLLCSSQVPCDVELVDIDLKFQGSSTNKAKSASSSCLNAKVKTGGKLNPPACR from the exons ATGACAATTGCAGGAAGATTTGAAGTAAGAGCCATTCTTGTTCTAGGCTTAGCATTTTCCTGTTGTGTGGCCGAATCTACACTCCGTCGTGGCCTTGTCGGTGCTGCTGGTCCTACAGATTTCAATGTTAACTCTTATGGTGCTAAGGCTGATGGCAAGACCGATAATGTAGAG GCATTTATGAAAGCGTGGGTTGCTGCATGTAAATCTGGTGGTGGTTCGGCAAGGCTTGTCTTTCCCAAAGGGACGTATGTGACAGGGCCTCTCGTGTTTGCAGGGCCATGCAAGGCCTCAAAAATAACTGTTGAAGTTCAGGGAACTATTAAAGCTACAACTGATATTAGTGAATATACCTCTCCTGAGTGGATTTTGTTCGAATCGATCAAAGGTTTGACACTTACCGGTGGTATTTTTGATGGTCGAGGTGAGACTGTCTGGAAGTACAATGACTGTCATCAGAATTCCGATTGCCAACTCCTCCCAACT TCAATCAAATTTTCCAAACTGACCAATACCGTAGTTCATGGGATCACTTCTCTAAATAGCAAATCGTTCCACACGCATGTTTATATGTGCCAAAACTTTAAAGCCTACGATCTCACTATAACTGCTCCATCTAATAGCCCGAACACCGATGGCATGCATATAAGCTTGTCCGATCTCGTCAATGTATCAAACAGCGTAATTGGAACTGGTGATGATTGCATTTCTATTGGACAAGGGGTTACCAATCTCGGTGTCACTAAAATAACCTGTGGCCCAGGACACGGCATAAG TGTTGGCAGCCTTGGCAAGTATGATGATGAGAAAGATGTGAGTGGGGTTGTTGTGAGTAATTGCACATTAAGAGACACAACAAATGGTGTGAGGATCAAAACCTATTCAGGGTCACCTCCAAGCAAAGCTTCAGGCATCACTTTTCAAGATATAATTATGGATGCGGTTAAAAATCCTATCATCGTTGATCAGAAATATGGTTCACATAAGAGTGCG GCATCCAAAGTGCAGATTAGCGGCGTTCATTACAAGAACATTGTTGGCACCTCGACTTCAGATGTTGCAGTGTCATTACTATGCAGTTCACAAGTGCCTTGTGATGTTGAATTGGTGGACATTGATTTGAAGTTCCAGGGCAGTAGTACTAACAAAGCAAAATCAGCTTCATCCTCATGCTTGAATGCAAAGGTTAAGACCGGAGGCAAACTGAATCCACCGGCTTGTCGATAG